A section of the Ornithinimicrobium sufpigmenti genome encodes:
- the rimP gene encoding ribosome maturation factor RimP, which yields MDARVTTESITQLAADALAGTEVVVDAVEVHQAGRRRLVRIFLARDVSELPDDDTTSTVEPLTLDEVAEATRAVSDALDPSDVLGENPYTLEVSSAGLDRPLTTRDQFRRNVGRLVKITSTDGTTTTDRLTAVASDGEAALLTLAGAPHTPIPLTQVTKALVQVEFNRRDGKDD from the coding sequence ATGGACGCCCGGGTCACCACCGAGTCGATCACGCAGCTGGCTGCCGACGCACTCGCCGGCACGGAGGTGGTCGTGGACGCCGTCGAGGTGCACCAGGCAGGTCGTCGCCGGCTCGTCCGCATCTTCCTGGCCCGCGACGTCAGCGAGCTGCCGGACGACGACACCACCTCCACCGTCGAGCCGCTGACGCTGGACGAGGTCGCCGAGGCCACCCGCGCCGTCTCCGACGCGCTCGACCCCTCCGACGTGTTGGGCGAGAACCCCTACACCCTCGAGGTGAGCTCCGCCGGCCTCGACCGGCCCCTGACCACCCGTGACCAGTTCCGCCGCAATGTCGGCCGCCTGGTCAAGATCACCAGCACCGACGGCACGACCACGACCGACCGGCTGACCGCCGTGGCGAGCGACGGGGAGGCGGCCCTGCTGACCCTGGCCGGGGCGCCGCATACCCCGATCCCGCTCACCCAGGTGACCAAGGCGCTCGTGCAGGTCGAGTTCAACCGGCGCGACGGAAAGGACGACTGA
- a CDS encoding DUF4439 domain-containing protein, giving the protein MIPVMPSTGPSRRALLRAGLVGIASAGLLSGCSGDRVRTPWSPEPTVDEADAARRMPDGDLLLRARERLAGHRAALSRAQANTPAVRAKARSTATLWQTQQERLEQLLALGGITLPELDVQILTPSADEAAEDADRDGEATTGGHDGDEATGDHGAATTAPGSDDARQTAAGPAPRTVGEGLLADLPEVLEDLSRSSALNRAMLVSLAAQHVESARLLGAPVEWPPLEGPVGAAAVPVLARTRPAVFGLEVVAARSREDERLRYESVLAAVRSTTRALTTLAGDAAPLPPLGYDLPEPLEDEPDRLALARALVHDIEPAVLSVVDRAGSDVEQLRSLVRLVAETQQWAHELDVDPDPFPGMTLPAA; this is encoded by the coding sequence ATGATCCCCGTCATGCCTTCGACCGGACCGAGCCGCCGTGCCCTCCTGCGGGCCGGGCTGGTGGGGATCGCGTCGGCCGGTCTGCTGTCCGGGTGCAGCGGCGACCGGGTCCGCACGCCCTGGTCCCCCGAGCCGACCGTCGACGAGGCGGACGCGGCACGGCGGATGCCTGACGGCGACCTGCTGCTGCGGGCCCGTGAGCGCCTCGCCGGCCACCGTGCGGCCCTGTCGCGGGCCCAGGCCAACACCCCCGCGGTTCGGGCCAAGGCGCGGAGCACTGCGACGCTGTGGCAGACCCAGCAGGAGCGGCTGGAGCAGCTGCTCGCCCTGGGCGGGATCACCCTGCCCGAGCTCGACGTGCAGATCCTCACGCCATCCGCGGACGAGGCCGCAGAGGACGCAGACCGGGATGGGGAAGCGACGACCGGCGGGCATGACGGGGACGAGGCGACCGGCGACCACGGGGCCGCCACGACGGCGCCGGGCTCGGACGACGCCCGGCAGACCGCGGCCGGACCGGCCCCGCGCACCGTGGGTGAGGGCCTGCTCGCCGACCTTCCCGAGGTGCTCGAGGATCTCAGCCGCTCCAGCGCGCTCAACCGGGCGATGCTCGTCTCCCTGGCTGCCCAGCACGTCGAGTCCGCGCGCCTGCTCGGCGCGCCGGTCGAGTGGCCGCCGCTGGAGGGGCCGGTGGGCGCGGCCGCCGTGCCGGTGCTGGCACGTACCCGGCCGGCCGTGTTCGGGCTGGAGGTCGTCGCCGCCCGTTCTCGGGAAGACGAACGGCTCCGCTACGAGTCGGTGCTGGCCGCCGTCCGCTCCACGACCCGCGCCCTGACGACCCTCGCCGGTGACGCAGCTCCCCTGCCACCCTTGGGCTACGACCTTCCCGAGCCCCTGGAGGACGAGCCGGACCGGCTCGCGCTGGCCCGGGCGCTGGTGCACGACATCGAGCCGGCGGTCCTGTCGGTGGTCGACCGGGCCGGCAGCGACGTGGAGCAGCTGCGCTCGCTCGTCCGCCTGGTCGCCGAGACTCAGCAGTGGGCCCACGAGCTGGACGTCGACCCAGATCCCTTCCCCGGCATGACGCTGCCTGCGGCATGA